In Deltaproteobacteria bacterium, the sequence AGGGCGTCTCGAGCTCGAGGAAGCCCTGCTCGGTCATGCACCGCCGCGTCACGAAGGCGATCTTCGAGCGCGTGATGAAGTTCTTCTGCAGGCTCGGGCGCCGCAGGTCGAGGTAGCGGTAGCGCAGCCGGAGGTTCTCACCGGTGTCGATGCGGTCGTCGTCGGCGATCGCCAGCGGCGGGGTCTCGGCCTGCGAGAAGATCTCGAGCTGGCTGGCCTCGACCTCGATGGCGCCGGTCGGGAGGTTGGGGTTGGCATTGTCGCCGCGGCTGATGACCTTGCCGGCGATGCCGATGCAGAACTCGCTGCGCAGCCGATCGGCGGCCTCGTGGGCGCCGGCGTCGATGTCGGGTCCGAACACCACCTGCGTGAGACCCTCGCGATCGCGCAGGTCGACGAAGATGCGACCACCGTGGTCGCGGCGGCGGTGGACCCACCCGAACAACACGACCTCGGCACCGACGGCGCTGGGGCGCAGGGCGCCGCACGAGTGGGTGCGGCCCGATGTGAGCAAGCTGGACATGATGCTCGGAACTGTATCAGCGGCGCCGGCCTTGGTTTGCCCCGCGACACCACGCGAGCGCCCCGGCGGGGCCCAACCGGCGCGAGCGCGGGCCGCGTCCTCATGGGGCGCCGCCGGTGGCCGCCGGCCTCGCCACCGGCGGCGCGCGGCGAGGCCCCCCCCTCGTGCCCGCGCGGCCGCGGGTGGCGATCGGCCGGCCCCGGCTTGGGCTCGCGATGCGCTCGCGCGCCTGCTACAACTCGCGCGGGCCCGAGGCCGCCCGTGCTCGTCGCCGCTGACGCGGCGTCGACCGACGGTCCGAAAGCTCGCTCCTCGCCATGGCGCTGCGATTCGTGCACGTCTCGGACATCCATCTGCTCGACCTGCGTGGCGTGCGGCCGTGGCACTACTTCAACAAGCGCATCACCGGACGCATCAACCTCGCGCTCAAGCGCCGGCGGCTGCACGACGAGCGCATCTTCGACGCCGTGCTCGATTGCGGACGCCGCCTGGGCGCCGACCGGCTGGTGGTGACCGGCGATCTGACCAACCTCGCGCTGCCGTCGGAGTTCGCCCACGCGCGCGCGAAGCTGTCCGACGCGGGCATGCCCGTCACCGTCATCCCCGGCAATCACGACACGTACACCGCAGGTGCGGTGCGGCAGCGGTTGTTCGAGCGGCACTTCGCCGAATTCATGGACGGCGAGCGCGACGGTGACGCGTTCCCGTTCGTGCAGCGGGTCGGGCCCGCGGCGCTCGTGGGGGTCTCGAGCGGGATCACCTCGCTGCCGCTGTACGCGACGGGCGCGGTCGGGCCTGCCCAGCTGGAGCGGCTCGAGGCCGTGCTGGCCCGGCTTTCGACCGAGGGACTGATGCGGATCGTGCTGATCCACCATCCACCCGTCGCCGGGGTGTCGAAGCCGCGTCACGACCTGCTCGATCTGGGCGCCTTCGGCGAGGTCATCGCACGCCAGGGCGCCGAACTCATCCTCCACGGCCACGAGCATCGTTGCGTGGACAGCACGCTGCCCGGCCCGCACGGCGACGTGCCGGTGCATGGCGTGGCATCGGGCACCTCGTGCTCGACGCGACCGGGCCGACAGGCTTCGTTTTCGCTATACGAGGTCGACCGCGACCTCATCCATCGGGAGCGCTACACATGGAACGGAACCGCATTCGATCGCGTGCACGACTGATCTCCTCGACCACCGCGTCACGCATCGGCGTCACCCGGGGGCTCGCGCTCGCACTGGCACTGCTGCTGCCGGTGGGCTGCGTGAACGCCCTCGACAAGGCCCGCATCGCGTGGTCCGACGGCGAAGGCGACTTCGACGAGGCCGAGGAACTCTACCGCGATGCCATCGACCACGAGAAGTACCGCGAGGAGGGCACGCAGGAGCTGGTCGAGATCTACCTGCAGCAGGCCCGCGAGCAGCGCGATCGTCCGAAGGTCGCCGAGAGCCTCTACAAGAAGGCGCTCAAGCTCGATCCCAACAACGAAGAGGCGCTCGAGGGCCGCGCCCGCGCGCTGATCGGCCGCGGCATGCCCGACGAGGCCTTCGCGCTGGTCGAGGAGGGCAGCAAGACCAAGTGTCGCGGCTGCAAGCGTCTGCTCGCGGTGCTGCTGATCGACCGCGCCGATCGCTACTACCACGCGCAGATGTGGCCGCAGGCCGAGGCCGACTACAGCCGCGCGCTGGCGATCATCCCCAACGCCGCGGTCGCGCTCGGCGTGGTGCGCTGTCGCATCGCCCGCGGCGCCACCGAGGAGGCCGCGCAGGCGCTGGCCCCCGCCGCCGATCTGATCGGCGTGCAGGACGTGGATCAGCGGGGCCAGTTCCTCGAGCTGCGTCGCATCGTGGTGCTCGCGGTGCTCGCCGCCGACAAGCCCGAACTCGCCGACCGCCTGCTCGACATGGCGCCCGCGGGCGTCGGCGCCGAGGAGCAGCTGGGCCTCGCGATCGAGGTCGCGTACGAGCTCGAGAAGCTGGGCAAGACCGAGATCGCGCTCGACCGCCTCGAGACCCTGGTCAAGCACGCCGAGGAGGGCAAGCTCAAGGTCTCGGCCGAGCGCGTGGCCGAGCTGCGCGAGCGCCTCGCGGGGCTGTACATCGCCCGCAGCGCGCAGCGGCTGGCGAAGAACGAGGTCCCCGGCGCCGACGAGGACCTCGCACGCGCGCTCGAGCTGCGGCCGGCCGATCCATCGCTGCAGCTGCAGCGCGTGCTGGCGATCGCCGGCAAGGGCAAGCTGCCGGACGCCGAGGCGGCGCTCGGCAAGATCGATCCCTCGACCGGCGGCTACGCGCAGGTGTGGTCGATCCTCCTGACGATCCGCGTGCACGACATGATCGCCAGCGGCCGCATCGACGCCGCGCGCGAGCAGCTCGAGCGCGCCAAGTCGAAGACGCCAGAGCTGCCCGAGGTCCACATCGCGACCGCCGACCTGCTGCGCCACACCGAGGTCAACCTGCGCAAGAAGGACGCCGCGGCGCTGCGCAGCACCGGGTTGGTCAAGTACCCCGGCGGCAAGATCACGCGGTTGGGCGAAGCGCTGAGCGAGCTCGACTGGTCGAAGCAGAGCGTCTCGGGCCTCGGCGCGGCGTACCCGTACCGTGCGCCCGGCAGCGAGCAGAAGCTCGAGGGCCTGCGCACCGACATCGCCAAGGACTACCCGTTCGCGGTGAAATTCGCGGAGAAGGCCGAGGCGACCCTGGTGCTGAAGAACAACCGCGCCGAGCCGGTCACCGCGACCGTGAAGTGCGGCAGCTTCGACGCGGAGGCCAAGCTCGCACCCTCGAGCAGCTCGCGTGTGCAGGTGAGCAAGCCCGGCTTCTGCGAGCTGAACCTCGGCGGCAAGGCCGTGACCTACGTCGCGGAGCCGTACACCGAGGTCGAGATCCCACTGTAGCGCGGGCGACCTCGCGGCGCGGGCGCGTGTGCCCCTCGCCGCACGCACGTTCAGACACTCACGACCCTCGGGGCTGCCATGAGCCCGATCCCCTCGGGCGTGACCGCGGGCCAACCGGCGGCGATGCGCGATCGCAGCGCATCGCTCGCGCGTGACCCACCGTGGGTCGCCACCGGACGGCGTCGGTGCGCGCCCATCGGGCACCACCCCTGGTAGAGTACTCGGGCGTGCCAAGCTGCCCACACCGCAAGATCCGCCCGCTGGGCGAGGGTGCGGTGGGCGACGTGCACCTGTGCGTCGACGTGTTCCGCCGCCGGCTCGTGGTGGTGAAGTGGCTGCGCGCCGAGGTCCACGAGGGCAGCGAGGCTGCGGTCCGCTTCCAGCGTGAGGCGCAGCTGATGAGTGGCGCCAACTTCGACGGCGTCATCAAGGTCGAGCACTTCGGCAGCGACGAGTACGGCCGCACCTGGATGGCCATGGAGTTCGTCGACGGCGTGTCGCCGGCCGGCGCCATCGGCGAGGGCGACACCTGGGGGGTGCACCGGTTGCTCGCCGGCGTCGGCCGCAGCCTCGACGAGCTCCACGGACTCGGGGTCGTCCACCGCGACCTCAAGCCCGACAACGTCCTGTTGCGCAATCAGCCCAATGGGCCGAGCGGCTGGGACCCCGTGATCATCGATCTCGGGATCGCGAAGTGGCTCGCCCACGAGGCCGCGACCGCGACGGGCTCGGTGTTCGGCACGCCGCACTACATGAGCCCGGAGCAGTTCCGCGACACCAAGCACGTGGGCCCGGCGACCGATCGCTATGCCTTGGCGGTGATCGCCTTCGAGCTGCTGTCCGGCCGGCTGCCCTACGACGGTCGGTCGCTGCCGGAGCTGCTGCACCAGCACATGGAATCGGAGATTCCGGCGCTGTCGATCGCGCTCAAGGGGCGCGCGCGGGCCACCGTGATGGACTCCGGCGCCGCAGCGGACACCCGCGTGCCGTCGCCGCACCTCGACGTGTTCATGCGGCGCGCGATGGCCAAGCAACCCGCGGCGCGCTTCGGCTCGGGCCGCGAGATGGCGGCCGCATTCCAGACCGCCGCCACCGCCGACGGCCTGTGGTACGAGCCCGACACCGTCGAGCCGCTGTTCGAGCGCTTGGTGCGGCCGATCGTCGAGATGACCTACGCCGGGGCGGTGCATCGCTTCGACATGCGCGAGGGGCCGATCGTGATCGGTCGCCACGAGGCGTGCCAGCTGGTGGTGACCTCGCCGCGCATGAGTCGGCTGCATGCCTGCGTGTACGCGCACCGTGGTCGCATCTGGATCGCCGATCTGCAGAGCCAGAACGGCACGCAGTACCAGGGCCGCGCGCTCGCGGCCGCGGTGCCGGTGCCGATCCGCGCCGACGGCGAGGGCGCGCCGATCCGGCTGTACGATCAGGACCTCGAGATCCGCGCCGTCGAGTCGTGAACCATGACGAGCTGGGGCTGGCCGAGCGCGTTGCTGTTCGGGCCCGCGCTGGCGTGGACGGCCGCGGTGACGGTGGGCAGCGCGTGGACGCTGCTCGACGACGACGCCTGGCGCCCGATCGATCGCCGCGCTGCCGCCGTCGTGGGTGACGACGACTGCCGCAGCTGCCACCCCGAGAAGTGGCGCAGCTGGCACGACAGCTACCACCGGACCATGACGCAGGTGGTCGACGACGCCGGCAGCCGCATCGCGGCGCCGTTTCTCGGCGAGCAGCTGACCACGCTCGGCTTCACCGCCACGATGGATCGCAGCGCCGACGGTCGGCCGCACCTGCGCGTCGTCGATGCCGAGGGCGCAGCGGTGATCGATGCCGACGTCGAGCTCACGGTCGGCAGCCATCGCGTGCAGCAGTACGTCGCGCGCATCGATCGCGGGGGCGGGCCCGACGAGCGCTGGCGCCTGCCGCTGGCGTGGCACCTCGGCGAGGCGCGATGGATCCACCTCGACACTGCATTCCTCGCCGAGGATGGCGTGAACGGCTCGCGCGACGACTACCTGCGGCACTTCGTGCGCTACAACGACAACTGCCTGTTCTGCCACAACACCGAGCCGTCGCCGGGGCTCGAGCAGGGGCGCTGGCACACCACCGTGGGGCAGTGGGGCATCGGCTGCGAGGCGTGCCACGGCCGCGCGTCGGCGCACGTGCAGCGGCAGGCCTCGCCGCTGCGTCGGGTGTGGTCGGTCGCCGGCCCCGACCCCGCCATCGTCGATCCGGGCGCACTGACACCCGAGCGCGCGGCCGACGTGTGCGGCCGTTGCCACGGCCAGCGCATCGGCCTCGACATCGATCGCATCCTCGCCGTGGGCGACGGCTTCGTGCCCGGCGAGTCGCTCGCGGCGGTGTCGCGGCCGATCCTGCGCGACGCCCACCTCGGCGACGATCCCGACACGCCGTTTGCGACGCGCTTCTGGCCCGACGCGACCCCACGGCTGTCGGCCCACGAGTACCAGGGCCTGCTGGCCTCACCGTGCCACGACGACGGCCGCGGGCTGCACTGCAACGACTGCCACGACATGCACGGCGACACGCCCTCGATGCAGCTGCGCCGCGACTTCGATCGCAGCGGCACCTGCGTGCGCTGCCACGACACGGCGACGCTCTCGGCGGGTGCGCGGCACGGTGGCCACGGCGCGTCGGTCGATTGCATGGACTGCCACATGCCGCGCACCAGCTACGGCCTGTTGCAGGGCATGATCAGCCACCGCGTCACGAGCCCCGATCCGGGGGCTGCGGTGGGGCTGCACGATCGCCCCGACGCGTGCACGCAGTGCCACGTCGATCGCGACCGCTCGTGGGCCGCCGCGGCCATGTCGCGCGTGGGCCTCGCGGGCACCGAGCCGGCGCGGGGCCCCGACGCGCGCGAGAGCTGGGGCCCGCGGGTGCTGCTCGATCTGCACGGCGGCGATCCGATCCAGCGCGCGCTCGCGGTCGATGCCCTGGCCCAGCCGCGCGCGACCGCGTCGGCGTCGCAGCGGCTGTCGTGGGTGGTCGATGCGATGGCCGACGACTACGCCGCGGTGCGATGGATGGCATGGGTGGCCGCGCGTCGTCTCGCCGCGGACGCCGACGACGGCGCGAGGGTTCGCGCGGCGCTGGCGGATTTCGATCCCGAGGCCGAGCCGGCGTCGCGGTTGCCGGCATGGCAGGCGATCCGGGCGGCGCTCGGGCCCGGCGCGTTCGACGACGCGCCCGCGCGCCGCGAGGCGCTCGAGGCCAGCCGCGACGCGCAGGCGATCTGGATCGGCGAGTGAGCAATCCCTGTGTCGAGGTACTAGGATGCGGTGAGCAACCAGTGGAGCACGCCCGTCACGTTCGCTTGTCGCTGGGCTTGTTGGCGATCTTCCTCGCCAGCGGCCTGTGGCTCGAGGCGATGATCGGCCTGCGGGCCGGCGACTGGATCGACGATCCACTGCGCCGCGAGTTCCTGCGCCTGGGCCACGCCCACGGCGGCCTGCTCGCGCTGGTGAACCTCGTGCTCGCGTGGGCGATGACGCAGCTCGGCACACCTGCGACGTGGGCAGGGCGGGTGCGCCGCGCATCGCTGCTGGGCGCTGCGCTGGTCGGCGGCGGCTTCATGGGTGGCGGGCTCTGGCATGCCGCCGCCGATCCCGGGCCGCTCGTGCTGGTGGTCCCGGCCGG encodes:
- a CDS encoding metallophosphoesterase; this encodes MALRFVHVSDIHLLDLRGVRPWHYFNKRITGRINLALKRRRLHDERIFDAVLDCGRRLGADRLVVTGDLTNLALPSEFAHARAKLSDAGMPVTVIPGNHDTYTAGAVRQRLFERHFAEFMDGERDGDAFPFVQRVGPAALVGVSSGITSLPLYATGAVGPAQLERLEAVLARLSTEGLMRIVLIHHPPVAGVSKPRHDLLDLGAFGEVIARQGAELILHGHEHRCVDSTLPGPHGDVPVHGVASGTSCSTRPGRQASFSLYEVDRDLIHRERYTWNGTAFDRVHD
- a CDS encoding protein kinase, which produces MPSCPHRKIRPLGEGAVGDVHLCVDVFRRRLVVVKWLRAEVHEGSEAAVRFQREAQLMSGANFDGVIKVEHFGSDEYGRTWMAMEFVDGVSPAGAIGEGDTWGVHRLLAGVGRSLDELHGLGVVHRDLKPDNVLLRNQPNGPSGWDPVIIDLGIAKWLAHEAATATGSVFGTPHYMSPEQFRDTKHVGPATDRYALAVIAFELLSGRLPYDGRSLPELLHQHMESEIPALSIALKGRARATVMDSGAAADTRVPSPHLDVFMRRAMAKQPAARFGSGREMAAAFQTAATADGLWYEPDTVEPLFERLVRPIVEMTYAGAVHRFDMREGPIVIGRHEACQLVVTSPRMSRLHACVYAHRGRIWIADLQSQNGTQYQGRALAAAVPVPIRADGEGAPIRLYDQDLEIRAVES